In the Gossypium raimondii isolate GPD5lz chromosome 9, ASM2569854v1, whole genome shotgun sequence genome, one interval contains:
- the LOC105800810 gene encoding protein Dr1 homolog has protein sequence MEPMDIVGKSKEDASLPKATMTKIIKEMLPPDVRVARDTQDLLIECCVEFINLISSESNEVCNREEKRTIAPEHVLKALEVLGFGEYIEEVYAAYEQHKIETMHDSLKGGKWSNGAEMTEEEAAAEQQRMFAEARARMNGGAVVPKQPESDPSLES, from the exons ATGGAGCCGATGGATATCGTAGGGAAGTCGAAGGAGGACGCTTCGCTTCCCAAAg cAACTATGACCAAAATTATAAAGGAAATGTTACCGCCAGATGTACGCGTTGCAAGAGATACTCAAGATCTTTTGATTGAGTGCTGTGTAG AGTTTATCAATCTCATTTCATCAGAATCCAATGAAGTTTGTAACAGAGAGGAGAAGCGGACTATAGCACCCGAGCATGTACTCAAGGCTCTAGAG GTTCTTGGGTTTGGAGAATACATTGAGGAGGTCTACGCTGCTTATGAGCAACACAAGATCGAGACCATG CATGACTCTTTGAAAGGAGGCAAATGGAGCAACGGAGCAGAGATGACTGAAGAAGAAGCGGCAGCTGAGCAGCAGAGGATGTTTGCTGAAGCACGAGCAAGAATGAATGGTGGGGCTGTTGTCCCGAAGCAACCCGAATCTGACCCAAGTTTAGAGAGCTAA
- the LOC105800809 gene encoding probable serine/threonine-protein kinase WNK3 isoform X2, whose amino-acid sequence MIPMLSSSKLIQRVVMVGYRAFDELEGIEVAWNQVKITDLLRNSEDLERLYSEVHLLKTLKHKNIIKFYNSWVDTKNEHINFITEIFTSGTLRQYRKKHKHVDLRALKKWSRQILEGLLYLHGHDPPVIHRDLKCDNIFVNGNQGEVKIGDLGLAAILRQARAAHSVIGTPEFMAPELYEEEYNELVDIYAFGMCLLELVTFEYPYIECANAAQIFKKVTSGIKPASLAKVTDPGVKLFIEKCIAKASERLSAKELLRDPFLQPVEENDSVGRSLRLNPKTSDSTTEDLQSETSLDVRVQGQTKDLNTIFLKLRIADSTGQVRNIHFPFDIEADTAIAVASEMVEELDLTDQDVLTIATMIESKIQSHIPDWISRESPSNSIGEIAYSDISESKGDGSLMAHEPTSSPGRLSLERLPSGRRYWSDSPIAAGGFSLSRFGFSNVRSPDNWAEHYEQSHDCHEGGADINRGTSLDRVANEVTHHSGRGDDDGLGKDENRPADMQSSVSGKNNLHDNNGTHSSKENCKQLKDTESEVKVITENLESLLVKQQLELDELKNKHQLTISDLLNELPPEILEKVLATCKLKIPKYDIQDATNH is encoded by the exons ATGATCCCGATGCTGAGTTCGTCGAAATTGATCCAACGGGTCGTTATGGTCGG ATACAGAGCATTTGATGAACTGGAAGGTATAGAAGTGGCATGGAATCAGGTTAAGATTACCGATTTATTGCGAAATTCGGAAGATTTGGAGCGTTTATATTCTGAAGTTCATTTGCTTAAAACATTGAAGCACAAgaatataattaagttttacaaTTCGTGGGTTGATACTAAAAACGAACATATCAACTTCATCACGGAGATTTTTACTTCGGGAACACTGCGGCA GTATAGGAAGAAGCATAAGCATGTTGATTTGAGGGCATTGAAGAAATGGTCTAGGCAGATCTTAGAGGGTCTTCTTTATCTTCACGGTCATGACCCCCCGGTGATTCACCGGGATCTGAAATGTGATAACATCTTCGTGAATGGCAACCAAGGTGAGGTGAAGATCGGGGATCTAGGGTTGGCTGCTATTCTTCGCCAGGCTCGTGCAGCACATAGTGTTATTG GTACACCAGAGTTTATGGCACCCGAACTCTATGAGGAGGAATACAACGAGCTTGTAGATATTTACGCTTTTGGCATGTGTTTGCTGGAGTTAGTGACATTTGAGTATCCATACATTGAATGTGCTAATGCTGCTCAAATATTCAAGAAGGTGACATCG GGAATAAAGCCTGCATCGTTGGCAAAAGTGACTGATCCTGGAGTAAagttatttattgaaaaatgtATAGCTAAAGCTTCTGAACGGTTGTCTGCTAAGGAACTTTTACGGGACCCATTTCTCCAACCTGTTGAGGAAAATGACAGTGTAGGTCGTTCTTTACGACTTAATCCCAAAACTTCAG ATAGCACCACCGAGGATCTTCAATCTGAGACGAGTCTAGATGTTAGAGTGCAAGGTCAGACGAAAGACCTTAACACGATATTTCTGAAACTAAGGATAGCAGATTCAACAG GTCAAGTTCGCAACATCCACTTCCCATTTGATATCGAAGCCGATACAGCAATTGCTGTTGCTAGTGAAATGGTTGAGGAGTTGGACTTAACAGATCAAGATGTTCTGACAATTGCCACAATGATTGAATCTAAAATCCAATCCCACATTCCTGATTGGATTTCCCGAGAAAGTCCTAGCAATAGTATTGGAGAAATTGCATATTCCGATATCTCTGAAAGTAAGGGTGATGGATCTCTGATGGCTCATGAACCAACCTCATCTCCAGGTCGTCTTTCACTAGAGAGATTGCCATCAGGTCGAAGATACTGGTCCGACTCACCCATTGCGGCTGGTGGATTCTCTCTGTCCAGGTTTGGGTTCTCAAATGTACGGTCTCCTGATAACTGGGCTGAACATTATGAGCAATCTCATGATTGTCATGAAGGCGGAGCTGACATAAACAGGGGTACTTCACTTGATCGAGTGGCAAATGAGGTCACACATCACAGTGGCAGAGGTGATGATGATGGCCTCGGTAAAGACGAAAACCGACCTGCCGACATGCAATCGAGTGTGTCCGGGAAGAACAACCTTCATGACAATAACGGAACACATTCATCAAAAGAGAACTGTAAGCAATTAAAGGACACTGAATCAGAAGTGAAGGTAATAACCGAAAATCTCGAGTCCTTGTTAGTAAAGCAGCAACTAGAGTTAGATGAGCTGAAGAATAAGCATCAGTTAACCATATCTGACCTTCTGAATGAACTTCCTCCGGAAATCCTTGAAAAGGTTTTGGCTACGTGTAAGCTTAAGATTCCCAAATATGATATCCAAGATGCAACAAACCACTAA
- the LOC105800809 gene encoding probable serine/threonine-protein kinase WNK3 isoform X1, with product MVQDTMSDQEQDDPDAEFVEIDPTGRYGRYKEVLGRGAFKKVYRAFDELEGIEVAWNQVKITDLLRNSEDLERLYSEVHLLKTLKHKNIIKFYNSWVDTKNEHINFITEIFTSGTLRQYRKKHKHVDLRALKKWSRQILEGLLYLHGHDPPVIHRDLKCDNIFVNGNQGEVKIGDLGLAAILRQARAAHSVIGTPEFMAPELYEEEYNELVDIYAFGMCLLELVTFEYPYIECANAAQIFKKVTSGIKPASLAKVTDPGVKLFIEKCIAKASERLSAKELLRDPFLQPVEENDSVGRSLRLNPKTSDSTTEDLQSETSLDVRVQGQTKDLNTIFLKLRIADSTGQVRNIHFPFDIEADTAIAVASEMVEELDLTDQDVLTIATMIESKIQSHIPDWISRESPSNSIGEIAYSDISESKGDGSLMAHEPTSSPGRLSLERLPSGRRYWSDSPIAAGGFSLSRFGFSNVRSPDNWAEHYEQSHDCHEGGADINRGTSLDRVANEVTHHSGRGDDDGLGKDENRPADMQSSVSGKNNLHDNNGTHSSKENCKQLKDTESEVKVITENLESLLVKQQLELDELKNKHQLTISDLLNELPPEILEKVLATCKLKIPKYDIQDATNH from the exons ATGGTGCAGGATACAATGTCCGATCAAGAACAAGATGATCCCGATGCTGAGTTCGTCGAAATTGATCCAACGGGTCGTTATGGTCGG TACAAGGAGGTTTTAGGAAGAGGAGCTTTCAAAAAAGT ATACAGAGCATTTGATGAACTGGAAGGTATAGAAGTGGCATGGAATCAGGTTAAGATTACCGATTTATTGCGAAATTCGGAAGATTTGGAGCGTTTATATTCTGAAGTTCATTTGCTTAAAACATTGAAGCACAAgaatataattaagttttacaaTTCGTGGGTTGATACTAAAAACGAACATATCAACTTCATCACGGAGATTTTTACTTCGGGAACACTGCGGCA GTATAGGAAGAAGCATAAGCATGTTGATTTGAGGGCATTGAAGAAATGGTCTAGGCAGATCTTAGAGGGTCTTCTTTATCTTCACGGTCATGACCCCCCGGTGATTCACCGGGATCTGAAATGTGATAACATCTTCGTGAATGGCAACCAAGGTGAGGTGAAGATCGGGGATCTAGGGTTGGCTGCTATTCTTCGCCAGGCTCGTGCAGCACATAGTGTTATTG GTACACCAGAGTTTATGGCACCCGAACTCTATGAGGAGGAATACAACGAGCTTGTAGATATTTACGCTTTTGGCATGTGTTTGCTGGAGTTAGTGACATTTGAGTATCCATACATTGAATGTGCTAATGCTGCTCAAATATTCAAGAAGGTGACATCG GGAATAAAGCCTGCATCGTTGGCAAAAGTGACTGATCCTGGAGTAAagttatttattgaaaaatgtATAGCTAAAGCTTCTGAACGGTTGTCTGCTAAGGAACTTTTACGGGACCCATTTCTCCAACCTGTTGAGGAAAATGACAGTGTAGGTCGTTCTTTACGACTTAATCCCAAAACTTCAG ATAGCACCACCGAGGATCTTCAATCTGAGACGAGTCTAGATGTTAGAGTGCAAGGTCAGACGAAAGACCTTAACACGATATTTCTGAAACTAAGGATAGCAGATTCAACAG GTCAAGTTCGCAACATCCACTTCCCATTTGATATCGAAGCCGATACAGCAATTGCTGTTGCTAGTGAAATGGTTGAGGAGTTGGACTTAACAGATCAAGATGTTCTGACAATTGCCACAATGATTGAATCTAAAATCCAATCCCACATTCCTGATTGGATTTCCCGAGAAAGTCCTAGCAATAGTATTGGAGAAATTGCATATTCCGATATCTCTGAAAGTAAGGGTGATGGATCTCTGATGGCTCATGAACCAACCTCATCTCCAGGTCGTCTTTCACTAGAGAGATTGCCATCAGGTCGAAGATACTGGTCCGACTCACCCATTGCGGCTGGTGGATTCTCTCTGTCCAGGTTTGGGTTCTCAAATGTACGGTCTCCTGATAACTGGGCTGAACATTATGAGCAATCTCATGATTGTCATGAAGGCGGAGCTGACATAAACAGGGGTACTTCACTTGATCGAGTGGCAAATGAGGTCACACATCACAGTGGCAGAGGTGATGATGATGGCCTCGGTAAAGACGAAAACCGACCTGCCGACATGCAATCGAGTGTGTCCGGGAAGAACAACCTTCATGACAATAACGGAACACATTCATCAAAAGAGAACTGTAAGCAATTAAAGGACACTGAATCAGAAGTGAAGGTAATAACCGAAAATCTCGAGTCCTTGTTAGTAAAGCAGCAACTAGAGTTAGATGAGCTGAAGAATAAGCATCAGTTAACCATATCTGACCTTCTGAATGAACTTCCTCCGGAAATCCTTGAAAAGGTTTTGGCTACGTGTAAGCTTAAGATTCCCAAATATGATATCCAAGATGCAACAAACCACTAA